The region ACGGGACCGTGGATCAATTGTTCGAAAACTTGTGGTACAGATGGAAAGCAGACGAGGGAAGTGTACTGTGAGCTTATATCCACTGAAGGGTAAGCGTCAATCTGTTTGCCAAGCTGCTGTACCCATCTTTCATTCACCATCACTTTCATAATCATTTAATGTTGCAAACTATTTCCAGCGAGGCAAACAGGACGGAAGATGCTGTGTGTCTGGAGCGATATGCTGATAAGCCAGCCGAAAGTCGGGAGCGCGAACTTGAGCCCTGCGAGTACAGTTGGTTTATGTCACGATGGACCAAATGCTCAGCTGTCTGCGGCAAGGGCGTTCAGACGCGTACGGTTGTGTGCAGCGTGAACGATGGCGTATCACTGAACCAGAAGGATGATGATAGCAACTGTGCGCATACAGAAAAGCCCGAGAAGGAACGGAAATGTGATGGACCGTCCGAGTGCCCTGGTCAGTGGTTCGCCGGGCCATGGACCGATTGCTACAAGATATGTGGTGGGGTGTTAAGATCGCGCAAGGTGTTTTGCATCGTTAACAACACTGCTGTAGCGGAACAGAATTGCAACGTGGACAATATACTATTTATGTCGGAGCCATGTAATGCACCAGCGTACACGCAGGCCGATGAGGATGAGTTGTGCACCAAAAAAGGCGACAAATTTGCTATCATCTCAAGCTCTACAGCAGATTTCACCTTTGAAACGGGCGAAGAAAACACAACCGATTGGAGTACCAACACGGAGGGGCTCACTACAGCTGAGTACGAAACAGAGAGCACGACTGCGTTGGATGAAACGACGGAACGTACCGAGACCAGTTTCGAACCGTGCAGCAAGGAACCGTACGGTTGTTGTCGCGATGGTAAAACTCCAGCGCATGGCCACAACCGCGAAGGATGCTGCCTGCAATCGCCGTACGGATGCTGTCCGGATAATGTGGTCCCTGCCCAGGGACCGAACCAAGAGGGTTGCGAGTGTGAATACTCACCGTATGGATGCTGTCCGGACAACAAGACATCAGCGCGTGGATACGGAAATGCAGGATGTGGTTGTCAGTACACGGAGCACGGTTGTTGTCCCGATAAGGAGACGGAAGCTCAGGGACCGAACTACGAGGGATGTCCATGCCATGCGTACCAGTTCGGATGTTGTCCCGATGGTGCCACACCGGCCAAGGGACCGCACAATCAAGGATGCCACTGTTCACACAGTGAGTTCAAATGTTGTTCCGATGGCCAGACGGCGGCCAAGGGTCCCGATGGAGAGGGTTGTACCTGTGCGGAGAGCAAGTACGGTTGCTGCCCAGATGGAAGTACCGAGGCGCAGGGCTACCAGTTTGAAGGTTGCACTGATGCACCAACATCGCTGCAGAAGGCCTGCACTTTGATGAAGGACAAGGGCCCGTGCACTAACTTCACCATCAAGTACTTTTTTGACATCGAAAGTGGATATTGTGGACGGTTCTTGTATGGTGGCTGTGGCGGTAATGATAATCGCTTTGAATCAGTCGATGATTGTCAGGCCGTTTGTGAAGCACCTCCTGGTAAAGATGTATGCTACTTGCCCAAGATCACGGGACCATGCACTGGACAACACAGCATGTGGTACTACGATGCGGAGCGCAATTTGTGCTCTCAATTCACGTACGGTGGGTGCCTTGGTAACGCCAACCGGTTCGAGAAGCTGGAAGACTGCAAAGCGTTGTGTAGTGTGGATGATACGAAACGTAAGTGACCTCTAAGGAATCACCAATTTCAGAGTCtctgatcgtgatcgtgatgttTTCTGCGCCATATAATTTTTGCAGCGCCATACGAGCAGCCCATGGAACATGGACCCTGTAACGGTACCTTCGAACGTTGGTTCTACGACAAGGAAACGGATGCATGCCAACCATTCTACTACGGTGGTTGCAAGGGCAATAGGAACAACTACCAGTCGGAGGCTTCGTGTAACTATCGCAGTAAGAAAAAGGAAGTTCGCAAACGTAAGTATTGGGCTGGTGAGGTCTAAACCATAGAAcgcttaatatttggccgcatgaaAAAGGACACATCttaggccagaaataagctaagcacatggaaaaggtgtcattttgtaggtattttatttagttatgcataaaaaatagcgattaaattattgtgccACGAtgcgtatgaatttacgcacttttggtttaatgcgacacatcatttgtGGTGGAAGAGTAGTGAAAGAAGTCGCAatggccattttttctttcatttgtaCATTATAGCTGGATTTTTAATAACTTTACCCTGTTTCTTCAGTATTTGTTTCATGATAGCTCActataattgtattggacgaAATTGTGGGCAAACTGGaggattgaagatttttggcacttttctttgtacaaacggccgttcatggacgcTTCCGTcatgaaaactttcgtttgcaaaccacaactgcagatcgcttgccaaatgagcagtttacgagCAATTTTATCTccgtaaatgaactaaaacctcaCTATCCGGTTTTTGCAAAAACGCAGTATTACGTGGGTTTGTTCTCCagtcaaattgagttttcatagtgagttTGCAGactttttttcgcctttcgtgttccatcggcgttaacttttgaaggttctggttatggttcgattttggcaaattttttggAGTAAAATAATGCGAGAAAATATTtagtgttccatgctttataTGAGACTTTTTCTAGCCCCTTTCAATATTGAATTCGATGTTGAAATCCTCGGAAGGATCTTGAGCGATCAGATCGTAGCACGGCTTCCGTTGGTGTTCTGTTATTTAACTCGTTCTCCTGTGTAACGATCGCTTCTTTCTTGCATACTTGATATATCTCTTGGTTGATGGTTGGCCTGTTTTAACACACAAACGCGCATCCCAAATCGAGAACTAAACAGCGAGCTGTAGCCAGCCACCGGAAGTGGGTAGCTGCGAGGCCCAGCAAGCCCGCTGGTACTTTGCCGGTGACAGTAACAAATGCATGCCCTTCTACTTTACCGGTTGTGGTGGGAATGAGAATAACTACGTCACTCGTGAACAATGCGAAGCGCAGTGTCCATCGATAGTTGGTATGTTGAACATCGTGAGTTGATGTAAAAAAGAACTTAATTATTCTAACGGTTCGATTACTTAGCTTTGGTAATCTAGCCCATTCAGTGAAATGTAAAATCTTCCGTTAggtgatgttgttttttttctaaactaGCATTTCTGTCAAATTATTTAGAAAAAGACATTTGCCACCTACCTGCAATGATAGGCAAATGTAAGAACTTTAAGTCACACTGGTACTTTGACACGAAAGATAACCGCTGCCGTGAGTTCTATTACGGTGGATGCGGTGGCAATGGTAACAACTTTGTCGATGAACTATCCTGCGTCAATCGCTGTATCGGTGGTGCGAAATCAGCACCATTAAAATTGGCCATCCCGATACTTCCTGAACAAGTTGGTAAGTATCGAAACCGAGGATAGAGCGACTATATccattcaattttcatttgcatcatgGTCGTGACTATATATTCATGGTATTCGTTTACTCTCTAGGGTTTCTGAAATTAGCGATGCATTTCCCACAAGGACACAGTCTGCTGCCTAAAAGCAACTTTACTGTTGTTTGCTTGGTGGATGGATATCCGACACCTACGGTACAATGGTTAAAGGATGACGAGATTTTAAACCCTACCGAACGTATTCACATCACTGGCGAGAATCTACTGGTCGTAACTGGTGCCTTACCATCCGATAGTGGCCGTTACAAGTGCGTTGCCAGAAACGATCATTCGGAGGCATTCAAAGAACAAAGTTTACGCATAGCAGGTGAGTTGAACAGtgaatgatcgatcgatttcagaTATTTAATATGTCGACTTGTTTTGATTTTAGACATTTATGTTCCGCCTGGATGTACTGATAATCAATTACTAAACAAGTGCCAAGAGATAGTCGACGCAAACTACTGCAAGCATAAGTACTACGGAAGGTTCTGCTGCCGTTCGTGCACGCTGGCTGGTCAAATTTGAACAGGCAGATCTTGTCAGAATGCCTTTACTTGAGAGCTGAACTTGTTGAACGcaacgttttgttttattattgtaTTGATCTTTTGGCGACAAATAAATACCTACAACAATGATACGCAGTCATGGAAAGGACAAGTAAATGAATATGATGATTAATGATTTTAATATGAGTTAGGTTCGTCTTTTTCAAGAGCAACTTCAAGAGCTTTATGAATGAATTATAGTAGTTATAACAATCGGAATTGATGAGCTGTACATTTTAATGAGTAATAAATCAACTAATAATACTATCTTTTCGAAATGAATTAATATTGACGACTCTTTTCATTGCGCTTTGGGCTTTGTGGCTTACGAAAACACGGTGTATGGAACAATAGCAGACATTATGGTTAGGAAAGATGGTTTCGAAAATCGAATCTCGAATTATGTTTCGAAATTTTGCGGCGTTTATGATTAATTATGAGTGTTTGATCATGTTACATTGTAAAACATGCCTCGTCTttcacaagaaaaaaaaacactagagCCAATTAAACTATTCTAGGAATCTAAGAAAAATAACCAATAATAATGAACAAACGCACATAATATTATGATTTGCTATACCTCTGTTTGATAATAATTCAAGTAGCGCTGTAAGCTAGTTTGCTTGTATAAACCTTGAATTGATCTGCACTTGAAATGGCGATTGTACTTATAATAGCGATTCAGTGAATTTGATATTGCGCCTTTATACAGCAAGAAAGcaactttgttttaattatgttCATGATACCTGTGTAGCATGTGTGATgtgtttgaattgttttcactttcagATATTTATTTGTTCGTCTGGTGACCTGGCAGCTGTTGTGCGAGGGAAAAAGGTAGGTATCCAAAAAACTGGAATCTAGTCGTTAACAATCGTGTCGGTTGGTTGtcttaaattgaaattattcaCTATTCTTTGGCTCTGGATAGTGGTCAGCAGTTTGATGGAGTTCAAATTTCTCCTTCTATTATCCAGTTCGATCATCGGCACAAACAATGTCGTACCTGTAACTAATCGCAATACTTTAACAAATTCCATTACACCGAGTGGCAAAGGAACGGCAAAGGGACGAAATAGTAAGTAGTGAAGTGCCTAAGTACTTCTATAAACTCATATCCGTGATCATTTTCCCCACGACCATCGAAGATATGTCTGAGGTGCAAAACAATGCTATAAAAGTTTAGTCATATAGTTAAGAGTTTCGTAATGTCGCATCATTGACTCGATACCAGTTGTACGCAATGTATGGTGCTCCATTCTATCTATGATCTCATTATCTGTGGCTTTACACAGACTTTTTAAAATTCTAATCGTTCGAGGTGCACGCTGTCATACTTTTGATTATGGACCGATCTTCTCGAAGCGAACCAGCGGTTACCGATCCTGCCGTGCTgaaggaaggggaggaagTGGAGGAAGAATTCGAcatcaaatcaaaagaagGTGGTGTGGCTACACTCCCTTGCATTGCTAGCGGCTACCGGCCATCGTCTATTCGATGGAGGAAGGGCTTGACCATGGTAAGACATTAGGTTAAGTTTGATGGAAAGAATCTTCTGCATTATATCTGGCGCTCTTTCAATCGATCGCAGCTCAATACGAATCAAGGAAGGTACGTTCTTACCTCGACAGGAGATTTGCTAATCGAACAGCTACGTCGAACTGATAGTGGAAGGTACGTTTGTATTGCTGATAACGGCGTCAGTGAGCCAGCGCTACGAGAAGTGCAGCTAACGGCCAACGGTAAGATACTCCTTCTAAGCAGATTTTCGTGCTATCAGGTGTTGGTCCTGTGATGGGCGATCGCTTAATTGGGGGGACTCATAAGATTGATACATCGATCTTTACTTACTTAACTCTTCGTCCGCTCGTCAGTTCCCGTCAAGGTAGCGTTGGACTTCCCGCAAGGACAATATACTCTACCAAACAGCAACTTTACCATCAACTGCACGGTTGATGGATATCTGAAGCCCACCGTGTACTGGTTTATGAATGGAATGCTCCTAAGGACAAACAAGCGTATTCACATAACTGATGAGAATTTGAAGATTATTACTGGAGCTTTACCATTCGACACTGGCTTTTACAAATGTCTCGCCAGAAACGAACATACGGAAGCTTTCCAGGAAGGATATTTAAGTGTATTCAGTATGTTGAATGAAGGACGGATGGTTCATCGGTTTGTTCCATGATATGCCTTTCTTTCATGTTTCAGAGGATTATTATCGAGGAGGACGAATCTGTACCATGAATACCTTGTTTCCCGTATACTATGATGTTATTCAACATCTTTGCGGTGTCGATTACAATGGACCTTTCAAGTACTGCTGCATTTGTagtaataaatatttaaatcgtTATAATACATTTGGTATAGAAATGGGATGGGACTTCTAGTCACGGAACTAACATAAACAACACGTTTAAAAGTGTGCTTATTTCGCGTCAATTAACTATACAGcggttctttctttttgttaaattcaaattcaaaactcCTCCTCTTTCAAGTAACTTGTTTCGGTATCATTCATATATTTTCCGTCGTCTGAGTAGATATGAAATAAATTTTTGCTGATTGCGTTCATCTGTATTTCcgttcaaaaaccaaaaaggaagcccACGTTATCGGAACAAACACGCTGAAACTGATCGATCAAGCGACTCGCGTCTGTTGTCACTCGCTGCATCTTCACGGTCACAGGAAATCATTATttttgcagcaacaaaacattcGCCGCAGTTGCTCCTTCAGTGCGTAACCACCTTTCGGTGCCAAAAGCTCCAAATTCTGCGagtcatcatcttcatccagTGTGTCATTATCGAGATAGTCATCCGGGCCGGTCACTCCCGGTGAGCGATTCAAAATCTTTCGATACCCCTTGCTGTCCGACAGCTTGCGACACTGTTCAAAGTCCAAATCCTCATTGTCCGACTCGATCGTCATCTCCTGGATGCTGAACGTATCGGACAACTCCTGGCGCACCTGAGGTCCGCTCAGCTTCCGCTGGTGGCGCGGAAAGAAAGACACATTCTCTAGATCGTCGTCACTGTTAAAGCCCGTGTTCacatcgatcagctgctggctATCGCGTCCTCCGGGGATCGGTAGCCTCGAGATCGGTATCAGGCTGTTTATCTGTGGTTCTTTCTCGTGTGGTTCCTGGAATGAGTACGATGGAGAGGAATATGTTGATGTTCAGTTCCATTAGTTGTAAAAACAAACTGCTGTTCGTCCCCTACCTGTTCGGTGTGATACATTTGCCTGTAGTTACGCTTCGCACGCTCCACCTTCAGCTCCAGCTTCCGCTGCAGTATCTTGCATGTGCTCAGTTGTGCGCCCGAACCGTGGTCTCGCTGTGATTTGTCGTCCAATGCCGAACCGGAAGGCACTGATCCCGCCGTAGCGCTCACCGTTGCCACAGTGGAGGATGTGTACGAATCCGTGCTGTTGTCGCTCGATAGTGCCTTGCGGCCTGAATGGAACCCGGAACGATTGGTCGCGTACGGAGCGGAATCGGTCACCGGAGCGCTAGCGGAGGCCACTGCTGCCCGAATAGGATCCTCCGGACGGGATTTTTCGCTCGGGTTCTCGAAAACAACATCGAAGTCGTTAAGCTTCGAGAAGATGTCACTTTCCGCATCGGAGTCGATGCCACCAACCGTAACAGCTGTTGGCtgcaaaagggaaacattACACGCATGAACGTACACTCGCGGGTGGCCACTTTGTTGATGAAATAAACAAAAGGGTAGGGTGGTTAGATACGCACTGTGACCCTACCAGCTGCTTACCATCGTGTCCTTGGTGTGCTGcggttcctgctgctccacaaAGCTACCGCCTCGCTCGTCGACAAACAGCGACTCCAGCTTGTCTCCGCTCTCGATACCACTGTCATCCATGAACATTCTATTGCACTAACTAGTGTCGTCCGTCGGAGACGAGGAAACCTagcatttttcttttaatttaacGTATCTACTGCTACTGCACTGCCCGTTGCTGATGAGTGTGCTGTGTGGCCCTGACGCCTGGATATCGATTTTACTGTTTTCATAAACAAGCAGTGTTGTCAGTGAGACAATGCAAGGCACGGCGCAGGCGCGTTAGCGCCGATGGAACGCATTCGTTGGCGGTGGGACGATATTGGACCAAAAATGCAACGATTCCCGGAAAGGAGCAGGAAAGTGTGCCAAAAACAGTACCAAATGAGTGCAGTAAGGTGCGTTAAAAGTATCACCACTGGTATCTCTGTTGGCTGCACTGGATTTAAATTACATTAATAAGATTTCTTCGAAGAACAGCATTTTTGGGCTGCAGAAAATCGTTATTTtgagaataaaaataaacaaaaatatcaAGATTTCAATGTCGATGAGGCCGGGTAACATCAACGACAATAGATTAAAACGGTTCTTGGTCTAATTTTGACAAAAAGTTTTTGTATTCATTCATTCCATGCCATTATTCTATTCCATTATTTGCGTTCATGGCGATACAAAATCGTATTAGAAGCCTACCATCATATTATGTATCAGTTATTTCTATCGCCTTTCACTGCAGACATGCACATTCTTTGCGACATTGCGATGCAACGGCCTGTggggaaagaaaagcattTATTTTAGACACTTGTTTGGTCACCAGATGCATTTAAGTTCCTTTCAATATCATGCATGCCTTTAATTAAAGACCAAATTCACgtataaatttcaatttgctaTTAGAAAGATACCGGGGAATGCTTAACATGACGAGACGTCCAGCTCAATCCAAGTTCATCGTTAGGCAGACACCTTGCAGGACCCACAGGCTGGCGTGCTCTTCGGTGTGCAGATCGGCTTCAAATACCAGTCCGACACCCATGGCGTTCCGTCGTTCCGATGTGGTGTAGACGGGCGCCCGGAAAGTATTCTGCAATTGGCAACCGGGACAATCGAAAGCAATACATTATCGAAATAATCAATGTTTGCTAGTGTTTACACAATTAATATCATGCTCGGCCGGCCCCCCGGGCAAGCACAAAACCACATCTTCCGGCGGTGTTCTGGACCACGCACCGGAAGAGAACACGGAACGACTGGTAACGACGAAGGAACCTGGTAGGAAattggttcgatggttcgaaCGAATAGAGCTGTCCAATGTAAGACGTGGTCCGTTACCCCGGGGGCCCCGGAGGAGCGGATGCCACGACGGATGGGAAATAAATTGAGATGTTTATCAAACGTCGTGCGGTGTGTGTTCTGGTGTGACGGCGACGGTACATAATCAAATAAAAGTGTGGCCCGCCCGCGTTTACTTACTTGTAATTTCAGCCGATGTGCTTCGATCGGGACAATTGAGAGTACGGGCAGCGGTTCGACCAACACTTTCGGTGTCGAACGTGTCAGACATCGGTTTTCCGGATCCCAGCTTGCACCCTGGAGGTACAAACCGGTCACGTAGCAGCCCTGCATttatcagcatcatccagcCCCGAGCACGGTCACCGGGAAGCAGCGgcggcgaaagaaaaagaagaagaaggtgaagtggatgtgggggggggggggagggggggcgatGATGCCGGTGACGTCCCCAGCTGGCCTCTCCGCCCGGCCATCGTGGGTGGAACgcaaacggaaaagaaaacacagaaGAATGAGCGTAAAAATAAGACAAATTGCATACGACTGGGAATGCTGCCCAGCGCTGCACGCAACATGGCAGCTGGGCTTCTTGCTCCTTGCTTGGTTGatcggcaggcaggcaagcaggcagcCAGGCGGGCGAAGAGCACGGGGTGGAAGGCCACACAAAATGTTcgaccttccttccttcttcggtTGCCCGGAGGACGAACTATCGTGTAGCTGTGTtcgagctggtgaaggtggttcGTCTGGCCGCAAGAATAGACACTATTtgcactgaactgaactgaaaaaGGCTAGAGCAGCAGACGCACAACAGAGAATTGCCCTTCGGGCTCGTGCTAGCGGACAATGAAGAGTGGTAAAGGTAATCAAACTGCAGCTTCTAATGCACATATCGCTTTTAAGCATCGAGTGGGTGGAGTGGTTCGGGAAGGGAGGGTAAATACTTGTATTGGCCGGCTTGGTTCTCAACTTTCTAGTCTTGGTTGGCGTACGAGGAACGGGGGTTTACAGTCGCAAAGGTAATTTTGCACACGGATGAGAATAATCAGAACCCAGAGCCAGAGATTAAACATCATGTCGATTGCTCAAAGAGCTCACACCGCTACCGACGGACAAACAGTAGAGACGGTAACGATTCTGGTCTGATACTGGCACTTCTATTGCTGCCATTTCCGATCAGCGGCTATTGATGCCAAGGGAGCAATATTGGATTCTTCATTCCAGGACGCTGCGGAGCATATTCGCGGAAAGCATACACTCCCCTCGCTTCTGCTGGGATGCGAATCGAATGAGGCGGGATAGCGCCCCAGAAGGGCTGTTACGAAACTACACAACTGCAGCATTGAGATGCAGACATCCAAGACGCTTCCCTATCGAATTAAGCCAGTTATCATCGGACAGGATCTGATTAGTCTCGCCGtctctgcagcaccagcaacaccaggaTTGTGTGGAAGGGCCAGCATCCGGGGCAGCGGAGCAAAGAGCATCCGTATCCACGAAGAAGTGCACGAGTGATCAATGTTAACGGCTCACAGCGGGCCTgatgataagaaaaatgtattcaacaCCACACAGGCGCTATCGCCGGCGAAGTGATTTGATTCAATTCCGTCTGACCgtccgatcgaccgaccgtgcGGATGCATCGGAGCTTGCGGTAATATATTGCCATCGGCGCCCGGTCACGGGCAGCCCGTTCTGATGCAGCTACTAATCGAATTGCAATTCAACGGCGTCAAAGATGGAGAAGTCACGACGGTGCGCATCTTAGATTTATGTGCTCTCCTCGGCTTACCGTGGGCAATCCACACTACGGTTTCCGCCGCACCCCGGCTTCGGGTGAGTTTAATGAAATTGTTGGGAAAAGAAATTAATCTAAATTGATTTACCGCTTCCGGCCGCTCTTCGATTTCGTCCTCGCGCAGAAATCTCGTGACCGATGTGTACAGCGTTGAGCGATCCAGTGGCCAGTTGTTCTTCCGGCAGGCAATctgagggggaggggagggagatTCGAATTCGGTATCGGTATTAGTAAGCGGgattttacaaacaaaacagccGACTGCAAAGCTTCAATTTAAAA is a window of Anopheles aquasalis chromosome 2, idAnoAquaMG_Q_19, whole genome shotgun sequence DNA encoding:
- the LOC126569764 gene encoding uncharacterized protein LOC126569764 gives rise to the protein MFMDDSGIESGDKLESLFVDERGGSFVEQQEPQHTKDTMPTAVTVGGIDSDAESDIFSKLNDFDVVFENPSEKSRPEDPIRAAVASASAPVTDSAPYATNRSGFHSGRKALSSDNSTDSYTSSTVATVSATAGSVPSGSALDDKSQRDHGSGAQLSTCKILQRKLELKVERAKRNYRQMYHTEQEPHEKEPQINSLIPISRLPIPGGRDSQQLIDVNTGFNSDDDLENVSFFPRHQRKLSGPQVRQELSDTFSIQEMTIESDNEDLDFEQCRKLSDSKGYRKILNRSPGVTGPDDYLDNDTLDEDDDSQNLELLAPKGGYALKEQLRRMFCCCKNNDFL
- the LOC126573039 gene encoding papilin-like; translated protein: MIRCIISLLLLLLTLLLSHTDSKKFDFRHKRMDSSNASEPTSFIIPGGEGSASDRWSIWSAPSNCSRPCGGGVAYQERTCLQLDGSSNCSGGTRKYFSCNTQECPENQQDFRRQQCSEFDEIPFEGQLYQWVPYTQALNKCELHCMPISEDFNYLHRPKVIDGTRCNNVSNDVCVDGACQPVGCDMMLGSQLVEDKCRVCGGDGSTCETFKDALTAHNLELNHKNLLTIPKGAMNVVINATVESNYYLAIRNRTGFFHIYGVFWNELPRTVTFAGCNWVYERSSPNLTAPDRLTCLGPTTEPVELVLLSHNVTADVNYEYTLDTYLWITAPFESCSFRCGGGEQSRNVTCTSKSTQQVVDDALCDASEKPITMQTCAEHACPFRWVTGPWINCSKTCGTDGKQTREVYCELISTEGEANRTEDAVCLERYADKPAESRERELEPCEYSWFMSRWTKCSAVCGKGVQTRTVVCSVNDGVSLNQKDDDSNCAHTEKPEKERKCDGPSECPGQWFAGPWTDCYKICGGVLRSRKVFCIVNNTAVAEQNCNVDNILFMSEPCNAPAYTQADEDELCTKKGDKFAIISSSTADFTFETGEENTTDWSTNTEGLTTAEYETESTTALDETTERTETSFEPCSKEPYGCCRDGKTPAHGHNREGCCLQSPYGCCPDNVVPAQGPNQEGCECEYSPYGCCPDNKTSARGYGNAGCGCQYTEHGCCPDKETEAQGPNYEGCPCHAYQFGCCPDGATPAKGPHNQGCHCSHSEFKCCSDGQTAAKGPDGEGCTCAESKYGCCPDGSTEAQGYQFEGCTDAPTSLQKACTLMKDKGPCTNFTIKYFFDIESGYCGRFLYGGCGGNDNRFESVDDCQAVCEAPPGKDVCYLPKITGPCTGQHSMWYYDAERNLCSQFTYGGCLGNANRFEKLEDCKALCSVDDTKPPYEQPMEHGPCNGTFERWFYDKETDACQPFYYGGCKGNRNNYQSEASCNYRSKKKEVRKPSCSQPPEVGSCEAQQARWYFAGDSNKCMPFYFTGCGGNENNYVTREQCEAQCPSIVEKDICHLPAMIGKCKNFKSHWYFDTKDNRCREFYYGGCGGNGNNFVDELSCVNRCIGGAKSAPLKLAIPILPEQVGFLKLAMHFPQGHSLLPKSNFTVVCLVDGYPTPTVQWLKDDEILNPTERIHITGENLLVVTGALPSDSGRYNEPAVTDPAVLKEGEEVEEEFDIKSKEGGVATLPCIASGYRPSSIRWRKGLTMLNTNQGRYVLTSTGDLLIEQLRRTDSGRYVCIADNGVSEPALREVQLTANVPVKVALDFPQGQYTLPNSNFTINCTVDGYLKPTVYWFMNGMLLRTNKRIHITDENLKIITGALPFDTGFYKCLARNEHTEAFQEGYLSRIIIEEDESVP